One part of the uncultured Celeribacter sp. genome encodes these proteins:
- a CDS encoding glycosyltransferase, whose product MRICLVSETFRPQEEGGAEISSSHAARNLTARGHEVTVMALGRPGDRKAPPGRQDTAEAFALWRVPYHNLYLPGPKPPSVSRLQKWRWHGRNALGAVDRRVVEEGLREGAFDVVYAQNCSRMLPALYQEAGRAGVPVCQHLRDYALLCPRASMYRTGGNCSAQCHSCRLLSWRARRASAMVTSVIAVSDFLRKRVQAQGLFHDKQVHVLHNTNMARADLDTKLLAARPEPCDPFTFGYLGALAPAKGIEVLLDAFAQLPANLSVRLLIAGRGEAGYVARLKARYAALSPDRLVWLGHVPAAKVYAQSEAIVVPSLWHEPLSRVPIEAASYGLPVIVAARGGLPEIVASRQIGWMYPATDVSVLNAYLREAARAEAAAWRAGLAKRFAGLSGFDGTAEATGYYDRVEAILHATIEEGRR is encoded by the coding sequence ATGCGGATCTGTCTGGTCTCGGAAACCTTTCGCCCGCAGGAGGAAGGCGGTGCAGAGATCTCCAGCTCCCATGCGGCGCGCAATCTGACCGCGCGGGGACATGAGGTGACCGTGATGGCATTGGGCAGACCCGGGGACCGGAAGGCTCCGCCGGGGCGGCAGGATACGGCGGAGGCTTTTGCGCTTTGGCGTGTGCCTTATCATAATCTCTACCTGCCCGGTCCCAAACCGCCGAGCGTCTCGCGCCTGCAAAAGTGGCGCTGGCATGGGCGCAATGCGCTGGGCGCTGTCGACCGGCGCGTTGTTGAAGAGGGGTTGCGGGAGGGCGCATTTGACGTGGTCTACGCACAAAACTGCTCGCGGATGCTGCCGGCGCTCTATCAGGAGGCGGGGCGCGCTGGGGTCCCGGTCTGTCAACACCTGCGCGACTATGCGCTGCTGTGTCCCAGAGCCAGCATGTATCGCACCGGGGGCAACTGTTCGGCTCAATGCCACAGCTGCCGCCTGCTGAGCTGGCGTGCGCGCCGCGCCAGCGCCATGGTGACCAGTGTCATCGCCGTATCGGATTTTCTGCGCAAACGGGTGCAGGCACAGGGGCTGTTTCACGACAAACAGGTGCATGTTTTGCACAACACAAATATGGCGCGGGCGGATCTGGACACTAAGTTGCTGGCTGCGCGTCCTGAGCCGTGTGATCCGTTCACCTTCGGCTATCTTGGGGCTTTGGCCCCGGCCAAGGGGATCGAGGTGCTCTTGGACGCCTTCGCGCAGTTGCCCGCAAACCTGTCTGTCCGGTTGCTGATCGCAGGGCGGGGGGAGGCAGGCTATGTTGCGCGTTTGAAAGCGCGTTATGCGGCGCTGTCCCCAGACCGTCTGGTCTGGCTCGGCCATGTGCCTGCGGCAAAAGTCTATGCGCAAAGTGAGGCGATCGTCGTGCCTTCGCTTTGGCACGAACCCCTCAGCCGGGTGCCCATCGAAGCGGCGAGTTACGGCCTGCCGGTGATCGTGGCAGCCAGGGGTGGCCTGCCGGAAATCGTAGCGAGCCGACAGATCGGCTGGATGTATCCGGCAACGGATGTCTCCGTATTGAATGCCTATCTGCGCGAGGCCGCACGGGCGGAGGCCGCGGCGTGGCGGGCTGGGTTGGCAAAACGCTTTGCCGGACTGTCCGGGTTTGATGGCACGGCTGAGGCGACGGGCTATTACGACCGCGTTGAAGCCATTCTGCACGCCACCATAGAGGAGGGCAGGAGGTGA
- a CDS encoding glycosyltransferase family 1 protein has protein sequence MAQETLYINGRFLTRPMTGVDRVAFSLVFALARQRNRRLCLLTPRTRFLDPSHAADIARLRDLGVHLRSFGRRSGHFWEQCELPRLQRRLKWPLLLSLCNTGPLAWRHQAVMLHDAQVWDVPTGLSWTFRQYYRLLLPRLAHRATAVLTVSQYARQQLEAHGVVPRGRAQVIHNGVDHIPAAQPETRPDNGALADLCLTSEGYILAIGSLAPHKNLAMLLRAAAARSPDAPPLVIAGGGNPRVFRDSGLPQDPNVRFLGRVSDDTLQMLYGHALGLAFPSLTEGFGLPPLEAMRCGCPVVATTGGAVPEVLGHAALFVDPMDEPGWTIALTRLAAETNLRARLRQKGYARSARYRWDKAARQLCDIIGTPPMRPSQPVPAAPPRPQRAG, from the coding sequence GTGGCGCAAGAAACGCTTTATATCAATGGTCGGTTTCTGACCCGTCCCATGACCGGGGTGGATCGCGTGGCCTTCAGTCTGGTTTTTGCTTTGGCGCGTCAGAGAAACCGGCGGCTCTGCCTGCTGACGCCGCGCACCCGCTTTCTTGATCCAAGCCATGCCGCTGACATCGCACGATTGCGCGACTTGGGGGTCCACCTGCGCAGCTTTGGGCGCCGGAGCGGCCATTTCTGGGAACAATGCGAATTGCCAAGGCTGCAACGGCGTCTGAAGTGGCCGTTGCTTTTGAGCCTGTGTAACACCGGGCCGCTGGCATGGCGGCATCAGGCCGTCATGCTGCATGATGCGCAGGTCTGGGACGTGCCAACGGGGCTGTCCTGGACATTTCGCCAGTACTATCGGCTGCTTTTGCCCCGGCTGGCCCATCGTGCGACAGCGGTGCTGACCGTGTCGCAATATGCCCGCCAGCAGCTCGAGGCCCATGGTGTCGTCCCGCGCGGTCGGGCGCAGGTGATTCACAATGGCGTCGATCATATCCCTGCAGCACAGCCTGAAACGCGACCCGACAACGGGGCCCTTGCGGATCTCTGTCTGACCTCTGAGGGGTACATTCTGGCGATCGGCAGTCTGGCGCCCCACAAGAATCTCGCAATGTTGTTGCGGGCGGCAGCTGCCCGCAGTCCTGACGCCCCTCCGCTAGTGATTGCAGGCGGCGGCAACCCCCGGGTCTTTCGCGACAGCGGCCTGCCGCAAGACCCGAATGTCCGCTTTCTGGGACGCGTAAGCGATGACACGCTGCAGATGCTTTACGGTCACGCGCTGGGACTGGCCTTTCCATCGCTGACCGAAGGCTTTGGCCTGCCCCCGCTTGAAGCGATGCGCTGCGGTTGCCCGGTGGTCGCCACGACCGGCGGCGCGGTGCCAGAGGTGCTTGGCCATGCCGCACTGTTTGTTGACCCCATGGACGAACCGGGCTGGACCATCGCCCTGACCCGGCTGGCCGCAGAGACGAACCTGCGCGCGCGCCTGCGGCAAAAAGGATATGCCCGCAGTGCACGCTACCGCTGGGACAAAGCCGCACGGCAGCTGTGTGACATCATCGGGACGCCCCCAATGCGACCGTCTCAGCCTGTGCCGGCGGCGCCACCCCGGCCCCAGCGCGCCGGGTGA
- a CDS encoding glycerol-3-phosphate dehydrogenase/oxidase: protein MSQIPQTLTRTLDPTTPYDLLIIGAGITGCAMAYEAAMQGLRVALVDKADIGGATSAATGKLIHGGLRYLKNFELGLVRESLAERRTLSNIAPGLVEPFPMILPNPGLIEHLGLWTYDLLSFDRNHVKDPTHRIPAHRSMSAPELAEHGLPDIKSAILYYDCLMPHPERLTLAFARSALAKGAHLMTYAPVSRLIVEGQRVTGAEITDLVGQKDMTVHAKVVVNATGPWAHDLLANTPQTDGLLGPRPKTRSEGIYLVTRKLSDIMVLFVSPHGHFSFAPWRGMSLIGPTETPYEGAVEDWRITAQAVDDFLERINTMGVLPEPLTRADVKAAYGGLRPLVESDGDSYNASRASELMDHAAAGIDGLVTATGGKYTTSRAFAAKAMRHIFQKLGRRYKPSGTEKQPLNGCGIDAIDSAQLACLSRHPQISTETARHLVRCYGTDADAVLALIGENPALAQTVDEDGEILAQAVYAIRHEGAVTLADVVLRRMGLGTLGEPDAETLNRVTEVVAAEAGWDAETADRQKSVLIAQLRRFQLD from the coding sequence GTGTCACAGATACCGCAAACCCTGACCCGAACACTCGATCCGACAACACCTTATGACCTTCTCATCATCGGGGCCGGGATCACCGGCTGCGCCATGGCCTATGAGGCGGCAATGCAGGGGCTGCGAGTTGCGCTGGTCGACAAGGCCGACATTGGCGGGGCCACCTCGGCGGCAACCGGCAAGCTCATCCATGGTGGGCTGCGCTATCTGAAGAACTTTGAGCTGGGGCTGGTGCGGGAATCTCTGGCCGAACGGCGCACCCTGTCCAACATCGCCCCCGGTCTGGTCGAACCTTTTCCGATGATCCTGCCCAATCCCGGCCTGATCGAACATCTGGGACTGTGGACCTATGACCTGCTGTCCTTTGACCGCAACCACGTCAAAGACCCGACCCATCGCATCCCCGCCCACCGCAGCATGTCCGCGCCTGAGCTGGCCGAACACGGGCTGCCCGACATCAAAAGCGCGATCCTCTATTATGACTGCCTGATGCCGCATCCCGAGCGGCTGACGCTGGCCTTTGCCCGCTCTGCGCTCGCGAAAGGCGCGCACCTGATGACCTATGCCCCCGTGTCGCGGCTGATCGTCGAAGGCCAACGGGTCACAGGCGCCGAAATCACCGATCTGGTCGGCCAAAAGGACATGACGGTGCACGCCAAAGTGGTGGTCAATGCCACGGGCCCCTGGGCGCATGACCTTCTGGCAAACACGCCGCAGACCGACGGGCTGCTGGGACCACGCCCCAAGACCCGCTCCGAGGGGATCTATCTGGTCACGCGAAAGCTCTCTGACATCATGGTGCTCTTCGTGTCGCCACATGGGCATTTCAGCTTTGCCCCATGGCGCGGGATGAGCCTGATCGGCCCGACGGAAACCCCCTATGAGGGCGCGGTCGAAGACTGGCGCATCACCGCGCAGGCCGTGGATGATTTTCTCGAACGGATCAACACCATGGGTGTTCTGCCAGAGCCGCTGACCCGCGCCGATGTCAAAGCGGCCTATGGCGGGCTTCGGCCCCTCGTGGAAAGCGACGGCGACAGCTACAACGCCTCGCGCGCCTCGGAACTGATGGATCACGCCGCAGCCGGGATCGACGGGCTGGTCACAGCCACCGGCGGCAAATACACCACCAGCCGTGCCTTTGCCGCCAAAGCCATGCGTCATATTTTTCAGAAACTTGGCCGCCGCTACAAACCATCGGGCACGGAAAAACAGCCCCTGAACGGCTGCGGGATCGACGCCATCGACAGCGCCCAACTGGCCTGTCTGTCACGGCATCCGCAAATTTCCACCGAAACCGCCCGGCATCTGGTTCGTTGCTATGGCACCGATGCCGATGCGGTTCTGGCCCTGATAGGCGAAAATCCCGCTCTGGCGCAAACCGTCGATGAGGACGGAGAAATCTTGGCCCAAGCGGTCTATGCGATCCGCCATGAGGGCGCGGTGACGCTGGCGGATGTGGTGCTGCGCCGGATGGGGCTTGGCACATTGGGCGAACCGGACGCGGAAACCCTGAACCGTGTCACCGAGGTGGTCGCCGCCGAAGCTGGCTGGGACGCAGAGACAGCCGACCGCCAAAAATCTGTGCTGATCGCCCAACTGCGCCGCTTTCAACTGGATTGA
- a CDS encoding aminoglycoside phosphotransferase family protein, with amino-acid sequence MLREEITGEVMATGRTSEILSYGDGKVLKLFKAGIDPTEIAQEVAHSTEAHALGATPIACHGMGAHCDTPGIVFDALTGGSLTEMAERNLFKLRESGRILARCHCQLHQIESDLFPDVRETLTSLLERAPMAFLSPRQKTKARDIIAGLPDGSAILHMDFHTNNVFAHQDGYATIDWQTTLRGTPAADVAMTLFLLADAELWPGVTFAQKLLYNTVRRILRQAYLTEYKAISGISQAELDAWRLPALIIRLAEWDIASEGPRLRAEITRLLKD; translated from the coding sequence ATGCTCAGGGAGGAAATCACAGGCGAGGTCATGGCCACGGGACGGACGAGCGAGATCCTGTCCTATGGCGATGGAAAGGTCCTGAAACTTTTCAAAGCCGGTATTGATCCCACGGAGATCGCGCAGGAGGTTGCGCATTCCACGGAGGCACATGCGCTTGGCGCCACGCCCATTGCCTGCCACGGGATGGGGGCGCATTGCGACACTCCGGGCATCGTCTTTGACGCGCTCACCGGCGGATCGCTCACGGAAATGGCCGAACGCAACCTGTTCAAACTGCGCGAAAGCGGGCGCATTCTGGCGCGCTGTCACTGCCAGCTGCACCAGATCGAAAGCGATTTGTTTCCCGATGTGCGCGAGACGCTGACCAGCCTGCTGGAGCGCGCGCCCATGGCCTTTCTCTCTCCAAGACAAAAGACCAAGGCCAGAGATATAATCGCGGGTCTGCCGGATGGCTCGGCCATTCTGCATATGGATTTTCACACCAACAACGTGTTCGCTCACCAGGACGGATATGCCACAATCGACTGGCAAACCACCCTGCGCGGCACCCCCGCCGCCGATGTCGCAATGACCCTATTCCTGCTCGCCGATGCCGAGCTTTGGCCCGGTGTCACCTTTGCCCAGAAGCTGCTCTACAACACCGTACGGCGCATTCTGCGTCAGGCCTATCTGACCGAATACAAGGCGATCAGCGGGATCTCGCAAGCCGAACTGGACGCCTGGCGCCTGCCCGCGCTGATCATCCGACTGGCGGAATGGGACATCGCCAGCGAAGGCCCACGCCTGCGGGCCGAAATCACGAGATTGCTGAAGGACTGA
- a CDS encoding DUF6418 domain-containing protein: MNALGYPMALTGLVALICLALMGSYIWPGAVWGYAALAGFAAYAVLLLQARPAVFVMLSPLLFLRGTEFLSGAAIESGAWIAELMRFGTPSGAFLRLLLIYLVGLIPASMFLQRIWQGAARDDLLRVMREVDRHWAFWPLGGLILLLTGYVALVGAAAGFPLLEGVDRFTYRSGIGNRLVTSYIDNRYVVVLVLALFVTARRGRWLTGLNILAIFLVSILYAEKFTSISLMLILLMMPAALLRIAEQGRLPVLGVLGVVAAIVAVTAPLVLYVYGVSENPVAAWQRVLSRAAAQGELWWIADRGAVAFAYLDTDVLAADVASWWSLAAQNTEQAANRFGLYFVMDAYAPSDIALQARYRGTGYIFSLFAYALMVSGYLGACVVSLATHLVFAIVMGFVLAAIAHGRIWCLIVAGKLFVWCLAGGFIVGYLWFFFGIKTAALIAAYLTLWSLGGRGDITRRAGAGVAPPAQAETVALGASR, translated from the coding sequence GTGAACGCCCTTGGTTATCCCATGGCCCTCACCGGCCTTGTTGCCCTGATCTGTCTGGCGCTGATGGGCAGCTATATCTGGCCGGGTGCGGTGTGGGGCTATGCCGCACTGGCCGGGTTTGCCGCCTATGCCGTGCTGCTGCTGCAGGCACGCCCGGCGGTTTTTGTGATGCTGTCGCCCCTGCTGTTCTTGCGCGGGACAGAGTTTCTATCCGGCGCGGCGATCGAAAGCGGTGCCTGGATTGCAGAGCTGATGCGTTTTGGGACGCCGAGCGGGGCCTTTCTGCGGTTGCTGCTGATCTATCTGGTCGGTCTGATCCCGGCGAGCATGTTCTTGCAGCGGATCTGGCAGGGGGCCGCGCGGGACGATCTGCTGCGTGTGATGCGCGAGGTCGACCGGCATTGGGCCTTCTGGCCGTTGGGCGGGCTGATCTTGTTGCTGACGGGCTATGTGGCTTTGGTCGGCGCCGCTGCCGGGTTCCCGCTGCTGGAAGGGGTCGACCGCTTCACCTATCGCAGTGGCATCGGAAACCGTCTGGTGACGTCCTATATCGACAACCGCTATGTCGTCGTTCTGGTTTTGGCACTGTTTGTAACAGCGCGTCGGGGACGGTGGCTGACCGGGCTGAATATTCTGGCAATCTTTCTTGTCTCGATACTCTATGCCGAGAAGTTCACCTCGATTTCCCTGATGCTGATCCTGCTGATGATGCCCGCTGCGCTTCTGCGGATTGCCGAGCAGGGCCGCTTGCCGGTGTTGGGCGTGCTGGGCGTTGTGGCGGCCATCGTCGCTGTGACCGCGCCGCTGGTGCTCTATGTCTACGGGGTGAGCGAGAACCCCGTGGCAGCTTGGCAGCGGGTGCTGTCCCGCGCCGCCGCGCAGGGAGAATTGTGGTGGATTGCGGATCGGGGCGCGGTTGCTTTTGCCTATCTCGACACCGATGTGCTGGCGGCGGATGTCGCAAGCTGGTGGTCGCTGGCCGCGCAAAACACCGAGCAGGCCGCGAACCGGTTTGGCCTCTATTTCGTGATGGACGCCTATGCACCTTCTGACATCGCCCTGCAGGCCCGCTATCGCGGCACGGGCTACATTTTTTCTCTCTTCGCCTATGCGCTGATGGTGTCGGGGTATCTCGGGGCTTGCGTGGTCAGCCTGGCCACACATCTGGTTTTCGCCATAGTCATGGGCTTCGTTCTGGCGGCCATCGCACATGGGCGCATCTGGTGCCTGATCGTGGCGGGCAAGCTGTTTGTTTGGTGCCTCGCCGGGGGTTTTATCGTCGGTTATCTGTGGTTTTTTTTCGGGATCAAGACTGCAGCGCTGATTGCAGCCTATCTCACGCTCTGGAGCTTGGGCGGGCGTGGGGATATCACCCGGCGCGCTGGGGCCGGGGTGGCGCCGCCGGCACAGGCTGAGACGGTCGCATTGGGGGCGTCCCGATGA